From the Clostridium sp. Marseille-P299 genome, one window contains:
- a CDS encoding FUSC family protein: protein MRKKILSNTILFGTILLFVKVFERIFGSNNNLVAVTVIISILVLMQEDLTKDFAKNLTRLFLINIILGVFSYLAILNIWTGFIVNFIALSGIGYFLSANMNKVIIVPFGLQYLFMLYTPVTGIDYTKRLLCLGVGSVLIMAVQFLIHRKNDRAKVEKRERNQYDTFEYIQLFEKYKINKVRAAYAFRIGLLTAIAAFIVSYFELQQGRWIVYTIFSLIELYSENCKIRSKQRLQGTIIGAIIILILFMFIKDNTIRGLIVLVGGYLDSYTTNYRDKMICVTMSVVATVSLVNGTLITALERVFYVLLGIILAVIADKLIFNKKLADFEASLINEGEL from the coding sequence GTGAGAAAGAAAATTTTATCAAATACAATTTTGTTTGGCACAATTTTATTATTTGTAAAAGTTTTTGAAAGAATTTTTGGCTCCAATAATAACCTAGTTGCTGTAACAGTAATCATATCTATTTTAGTATTGATGCAAGAAGATTTAACGAAAGACTTCGCTAAAAACTTGACAAGATTGTTCTTAATAAATATCATTTTGGGAGTATTTTCATATTTAGCAATTCTTAACATTTGGACCGGATTTATAGTAAATTTCATTGCTTTATCAGGAATCGGCTATTTTCTAAGTGCAAATATGAATAAAGTTATAATAGTTCCTTTTGGACTACAATATTTATTTATGCTATATACACCGGTGACAGGAATTGATTACACAAAAAGATTATTGTGTCTGGGTGTTGGATCAGTATTGATTATGGCTGTTCAGTTTCTAATACATAGAAAAAACGATAGAGCTAAAGTAGAAAAAAGGGAACGAAATCAATACGATACATTTGAATATATTCAATTATTTGAAAAATATAAAATAAATAAGGTAAGAGCAGCATATGCCTTTAGAATTGGCTTATTAACTGCGATTGCTGCGTTTATAGTAAGTTATTTTGAATTGCAACAGGGAAGATGGATTGTTTATACGATATTTTCATTAATAGAGTTATATTCAGAGAATTGTAAGATAAGATCAAAACAAAGATTGCAAGGAACAATTATCGGTGCGATAATTATATTGATATTGTTTATGTTTATTAAGGATAATACCATCCGAGGATTGATTGTTTTAGTAGGAGGATACTTAGATAGCTATACTACAAATTATAGAGATAAAATGATTTGTGTAACAATGTCTGTAGTTGCAACAGTTTCATTGGTTAATGGTACTCTTATAACCGCTTTAGAGAGAGTTTTTTATGTATTACTTGGAATCATACTTGCTGTTATAGCAGATAAATTGATTTTTAATAAGAAATTAGCTGATTTTGAAGCCTCGCTTATTAATGAGGGTGAATTGTAA
- a CDS encoding Glu/Leu/Phe/Val family dehydrogenase, with amino-acid sequence MENKTYNPYVSAQTQFDNVASLIDLDQATRELLRQPSREFHVTIPVKMDDGTTKIFNGYRIQHNDARGPAKGGIRFHPQETIDTIRALSLWMTWKCAVVDIPLGGAKGGIICDPHNMSMAEQERLCRGYVRQLSKVMGPVCDVPAPDVMTNGQHMLWMMDEYEVINGGHYPGTITGKPVGMGGSLGRTEATGYGVIYTLREALKTQNIDIATTTASIQGFGNVAEYAARLYTKLGGKIIAISCWDNEDQKSYTYRNLNGINVEQMVSIKNSFGSINKQKALNLGLELLDGEEWIAQDVDILLPCALENQITPSTIAKISDQVKVICEGANGPTTPDSDEIIKAKNIYLIPDFLCNAGGVTCSYFEQVQCNMNYFWPKEEVLEKLDQKMTSAFQAVHKLSQEKNLYMRDAAYVIAINRVAEAVKLRGWI; translated from the coding sequence ATGGAAAATAAAACTTACAATCCTTATGTTTCTGCTCAAACACAGTTTGATAATGTGGCCAGCCTAATAGATCTCGATCAAGCAACTAGAGAATTACTTAGACAGCCAAGTCGAGAATTTCATGTTACTATTCCAGTAAAAATGGATGATGGTACAACAAAGATATTTAACGGTTATCGAATCCAACATAACGATGCTAGAGGTCCAGCAAAGGGAGGTATCCGCTTCCATCCACAAGAAACTATTGATACAATTCGTGCGTTATCTTTATGGATGACTTGGAAATGTGCGGTTGTTGATATTCCTTTAGGTGGAGCTAAAGGTGGAATTATCTGTGATCCTCATAATATGTCAATGGCAGAACAAGAAAGACTATGTCGTGGGTATGTTAGACAATTGTCAAAGGTTATGGGCCCAGTTTGTGACGTTCCAGCTCCTGATGTTATGACCAATGGCCAGCACATGTTATGGATGATGGATGAATATGAGGTAATCAATGGTGGTCATTATCCTGGAACGATTACTGGAAAGCCTGTTGGAATGGGTGGTTCTTTAGGCCGTACGGAAGCTACTGGTTATGGCGTTATTTACACCTTAAGAGAAGCACTTAAAACACAAAATATTGATATTGCTACTACAACTGCTAGTATTCAAGGCTTTGGTAATGTTGCTGAGTATGCTGCCCGCCTTTATACAAAGCTTGGTGGTAAAATCATTGCAATTTCTTGTTGGGATAACGAAGACCAAAAGTCATATACATACCGCAACCTTAATGGCATTAATGTAGAGCAAATGGTATCCATAAAGAACTCCTTTGGTTCTATTAATAAACAAAAAGCTCTTAACTTAGGCTTAGAATTGTTAGACGGAGAAGAATGGATTGCACAGGATGTTGATATTTTACTACCATGTGCGTTAGAAAATCAGATAACACCTTCAACAATTGCTAAGATTAGTGATCAAGTAAAAGTAATCTGTGAAGGTGCCAATGGTCCAACCACACCAGATAGTGATGAAATTATAAAAGCGAAAAATATTTATCTTATTCCTGATTTCCTTTGCAATGCTGGTGGCGTTACATGTAGCTACTTTGAACAAGTTCAATGCAATATGAATTATTTCTGGCCAAAAGAAGAAGTTTTAGAAAAACTAGATCAAAAAATGACCAGTGCTTTCCAAGCTGTACATAAGCTTTCACAAGAAAAGAATCTATATATGCGTGATGCTGCATATGTTATAGCAATCAATCGCGTTGCCGAAGCTGTAAAACTTCGTGGCTGGATATAA
- a CDS encoding (2Fe-2S)-binding protein has translation MSEENQDIIDKYTKICICKSISKSTMKKIIREGADTLEKVQKATSAGSGSCGGRRCTPRILQLLEEYKQEQENNM, from the coding sequence ATGTCTGAAGAAAATCAAGATATTATAGATAAATACACAAAAATTTGTATATGTAAATCCATTAGTAAAAGTACGATGAAAAAGATTATTAGAGAAGGTGCGGATACCTTAGAAAAGGTTCAGAAGGCAACTTCAGCAGGAAGTGGAAGTTGTGGAGGAAGACGATGCACACCTAGAATATTGCAATTGTTAGAGGAATATAAACAAGAGCAAGAAAATAATATGTAA
- a CDS encoding FUSC family protein, translating to MIKTKKKSRLKDSTYLKRVHSILNFLKQFFEMKKIPSPWQKSIGIAVCTGVPMLLGIIFDQAQWSSIGGLGSFAYLYVTNETYYRRAKKMLCVVIGFTLTVFLGTLIAPYPALVVIILGLIGALATFLYGVLRIPGPAAIFFVLVYLMTTSMPLDQGAALERALIVFFSACFSWLASMVVAPFDSHGPETKILRTTYMSLADFSFAIGTKNVHAVRNRVVNQMMESEETLLTAHIPWKQSLLYNKLLLLYEQANRLFIKLLDLSRDKELIIPENISQIIKMIAKEIKLKRTKIKNIEFNSNIDIAKLLKNVSKEDQLKYKDLIDVFYEIEHIMNLQLEDVKLELKKSKRSKKIMLKEAFKNESIVLNKAIRYGVILAIASAVSYMVPFYKPYWIPLSCASVMLGATIIGTMNRAIQRCVGTFIGLGLAALVLSLEPKGFELMIFAMLLSAITEFVILRNYAIATIFITTNAILIAESKAPFIDPGVFLSARFINVSIGSAIGLIGTFIMGRHSASNRLKNMLLKLMNSQVLVIEELVSNKRDAKKLAVIVEKMEINLTNLKLTYSTALGEIGSNRERVEEMSSFVYSLEYISYLLEQIYLLKGFLNSSSKEVSALVDVYGTMILAIDEKKQYQPKELPIINEIPKLCYEVNILQEVICNRRINVM from the coding sequence GTGATAAAAACGAAAAAGAAATCTAGATTGAAAGATAGTACATACTTAAAAAGAGTACATTCAATTCTCAACTTCCTAAAGCAATTCTTTGAAATGAAAAAAATACCAAGCCCATGGCAAAAATCTATAGGTATCGCAGTTTGTACGGGTGTGCCTATGCTTCTTGGTATAATATTTGATCAGGCACAATGGAGTTCCATTGGTGGTTTGGGAAGTTTTGCGTATTTATATGTTACCAATGAAACCTATTACAGGCGAGCAAAGAAAATGCTCTGTGTGGTAATCGGATTTACACTGACCGTGTTTTTAGGAACTTTAATTGCGCCATATCCAGCTCTTGTAGTAATTATATTGGGCCTAATTGGTGCCCTTGCTACGTTTCTATATGGTGTATTAAGAATTCCAGGCCCAGCAGCAATATTTTTTGTATTAGTTTATTTAATGACAACTTCGATGCCTCTTGATCAGGGGGCTGCATTAGAGCGAGCTCTTATTGTGTTTTTTAGTGCATGCTTTTCATGGTTGGCTAGCATGGTTGTGGCTCCCTTTGACTCTCATGGCCCTGAAACTAAAATACTTAGAACTACTTATATGAGTTTGGCTGATTTTAGCTTTGCAATTGGAACAAAAAACGTTCATGCTGTAAGAAATCGTGTAGTGAATCAGATGATGGAATCAGAAGAAACTTTACTAACTGCTCATATACCATGGAAACAATCGTTATTGTATAATAAGCTGCTACTTTTATATGAACAGGCAAACCGTTTGTTTATTAAATTACTTGATTTATCCCGTGATAAAGAGCTTATTATTCCTGAAAATATCAGTCAAATTATTAAAATGATAGCGAAAGAAATTAAATTAAAAAGAACTAAAATCAAAAATATTGAATTTAATTCAAATATAGATATTGCTAAGTTGCTAAAGAATGTCTCCAAGGAAGACCAATTAAAATACAAGGATTTGATTGATGTTTTTTATGAGATTGAACATATTATGAATCTTCAATTAGAAGATGTTAAATTGGAATTAAAGAAATCAAAACGTTCTAAAAAAATAATGCTGAAAGAAGCATTTAAGAATGAGTCAATTGTATTAAATAAAGCGATTCGCTATGGAGTAATACTAGCAATAGCAAGTGCAGTATCTTATATGGTACCTTTTTATAAACCGTATTGGATTCCACTCTCTTGTGCATCTGTCATGTTAGGAGCTACAATTATAGGTACTATGAATCGTGCCATACAACGGTGTGTAGGAACTTTTATAGGACTTGGACTTGCAGCACTTGTATTAAGTTTAGAACCAAAGGGCTTCGAATTAATGATATTTGCTATGCTATTATCAGCAATTACGGAATTCGTAATTTTAAGAAATTATGCAATTGCAACGATTTTCATTACAACAAATGCCATACTTATTGCTGAGAGCAAAGCACCGTTTATCGATCCGGGAGTTTTTCTAAGTGCACGATTTATTAATGTTAGTATAGGTTCAGCAATAGGTTTAATAGGAACGTTTATTATGGGGCGCCATTCTGCTTCAAATCGTTTGAAAAATATGTTGCTTAAATTAATGAATAGCCAAGTCTTAGTGATTGAAGAATTGGTAAGTAATAAAAGAGATGCTAAGAAACTCGCAGTTATTGTTGAAAAGATGGAAATCAACCTTACAAATTTAAAGCTCACTTACTCAACAGCCTTAGGAGAGATAGGAAGTAATAGAGAGCGCGTTGAAGAGATGAGTTCATTTGTATATTCTCTTGAATATATAAGCTATCTCTTAGAGCAAATTTATTTATTGAAAGGATTTTTAAATAGTTCATCGAAAGAAGTTTCTGCGTTGGTGGATGTATATGGAACAATGATTTTGGCAATTGATGAGAAAAAGCAATATCAGCCTAAGGAATTGCCTATTATAAATGAGATACCAAAATTGTGTTATGAAGTTAACATCTTACAAGAAGTAATATGTAATAGAAGGATAAATGTAATGTAA
- a CDS encoding MFS transporter, whose translation MNKKKLFYGWWIVIASFMIMTFLYTPIVNLVSLYTKPVTEELGIGRTQFSTYYTIMALVSMVACPIAGKLMRKIDIRLYLTVCTILGALSYIGFSFSTKLVHFYLLAVPMGISLAGAAIIPTSVLITNWFVEKRGLCLGLALSGSGFGGIILSPLNNWIITSYGWRASYLVTGIMIIVLIVPFTLFLIRFSPADLGLKAYGDTKVVINGKAGELKGITQGQAVKSVSFWSLCLAIVVSGVVVNSMIVNLSPYLTDIGASANTAAMILSLSSAMVILGKLFVGRFFDKLGLNLVLVLICVSNIASFAFLLKGNLIIPAVLYAVFTGFGATAVTVTPSYITASLYGEKEYGAKYGIVSLFSSLGAAICPLVSGMIYNINNSYTTLLYVLIVLAFVALCLFLFSVKTKPKFDAE comes from the coding sequence ATGAATAAGAAGAAGCTTTTTTATGGATGGTGGATTGTAATCGCATCCTTTATGATTATGACATTTTTATATACACCAATTGTTAACTTAGTTTCGCTTTATACAAAGCCAGTTACTGAGGAACTTGGAATTGGAAGAACACAGTTTAGTACGTATTACACAATTATGGCATTAGTTTCCATGGTTGCTTGCCCAATCGCCGGAAAATTAATGAGAAAAATTGATATTCGACTTTATTTAACAGTATGCACAATTCTTGGTGCATTATCATATATCGGATTTTCATTTTCAACAAAATTAGTTCATTTTTATTTATTAGCAGTACCAATGGGAATATCCCTTGCAGGAGCAGCAATCATTCCTACTTCTGTTTTAATAACAAATTGGTTTGTTGAAAAACGTGGTCTTTGTTTAGGACTTGCATTAAGTGGTAGCGGTTTTGGTGGTATCATCTTAAGCCCATTAAACAACTGGATCATAACATCCTATGGTTGGAGAGCATCCTACCTTGTAACAGGAATTATGATTATAGTACTTATTGTACCTTTTACATTATTTTTAATTAGATTTAGCCCAGCTGATCTTGGTTTAAAAGCATATGGTGATACTAAAGTTGTTATTAACGGAAAGGCTGGAGAATTAAAAGGTATTACTCAAGGTCAAGCAGTTAAGTCAGTGTCATTTTGGTCACTTTGTCTTGCTATCGTTGTTTCTGGTGTAGTTGTAAATAGTATGATTGTTAACCTAAGCCCATACTTAACTGATATCGGTGCATCAGCGAATACAGCTGCTATGATTTTATCCTTAAGCTCAGCTATGGTTATACTTGGTAAATTGTTTGTAGGAAGATTTTTTGATAAATTAGGATTAAATTTAGTATTAGTCTTAATTTGTGTTTCCAATATCGCAAGCTTTGCATTTTTATTAAAAGGAAATTTAATTATTCCAGCTGTTTTATATGCAGTATTTACAGGATTCGGTGCAACAGCAGTAACCGTTACACCATCTTATATAACAGCATCCCTATATGGTGAAAAAGAATATGGAGCAAAATATGGTATCGTTTCTTTATTCTCATCTTTAGGTGCAGCAATTTGTCCATTAGTATCAGGAATGATTTACAATATCAATAACTCCTATACAACACTTTTATATGTGCTTATTGTATTAGCTTTTGTAGCATTATGTTTATTCTTATTTTCTGTTAAGACAAAACCAAAGTTTGATGCTGAATAA
- a CDS encoding PEP/pyruvate-binding domain-containing protein yields the protein MNQYNKISKDDLVERAKELECLYLIEESLTKDSLHESLEKITSIIPMGFRNTDSCKAVIQFDDLIFNQDSIILDGNNLDTAIIVNNKKRGYIKVMYPMHTFKEDDVIFLEHEIRLLNTIARRISETIEKKDSSLIYNYRNRWEAILALLQKTDLDILLYVCEKMLALLASINPNIVDTIFKEMNWEKYNLQSEINFPLDALPEVDIIRFSKILFESSMKILEDSQIYDYISLWVYQGKTYELIKIVDKRDSDVKKISGALSSYLKAVNNNEMSSEATKRWLKVELTRRFITSNPNVIARIHKHVHVEAFLKLLDNFICSPRSIGRIGGKGSGFFLANQIIEAHKNEYKEFENIMIPKTWYISSDEFGFLLEDNGYDELNEHKYLDMIEIRTSYPRVIQMMKHSRMSPYILNELHKILDTCEDFPLIIRSSSLLEDQLDTSFSGKYKSLFITNSGTRTERLKMLVEGILEVYASIFNADSIQYRIKNNLLDCNEAMGIMIQEVVGYKVGTYYFPLFAGVAFSNNELRWSPRIKREDGLLRMVMGLGTRAVDRIGEDYPLLLSPGMANLRVNNTPQDLLKYSPQYMDLIDLKNNQFVTLPIHELIKEYGDQIPYLSLVASVLKNDILIDSNPLTTDYKNDNILITFDKLIKNTTFVKQVKSILTLLQTELGYPVDIEFASDGKNFYLLQCRPQSQNYDNAIVAIPTNISFQSTIFTANKYISNGKVTGIKTVVYVDPYEYSKLENHEDYINIRNIIHELNQLLPRRSFILMGPGRWGSRGDIKLGVPVAYSDINNTAMLIEVASKQSKYEPELSFGTHFFQDLVEENIKYLPLYPEDSDSIFNKAFFRSSKNALSSILPKYSYLSDVVKIINIDETYFDKELVILMNGDLQKAIAYLEHPSSINAVSNSDYHTIPEISDSDEDGWKWRHYMAEQIAKQLDMKAYSVKGIYLFGSTNNCTASLNSDIDLLIHFDGTSEEKEKLNQWLDGWSLALSEINYIKTGYKTNGLLDIHYITDQDIKDRTSYAIKINSIYDPAYPLRLCP from the coding sequence ATGAACCAATATAATAAAATATCTAAGGATGATTTGGTAGAAAGGGCGAAAGAATTAGAATGCCTATACTTAATTGAAGAGTCATTAACCAAAGATTCTCTACACGAAAGTCTAGAAAAAATCACGTCCATCATACCCATGGGCTTTCGAAACACAGATAGCTGCAAGGCAGTGATTCAATTTGATGATCTAATTTTCAATCAAGACTCAATAATCTTAGATGGAAATAATTTAGATACTGCTATTATCGTAAACAATAAAAAGCGAGGATACATTAAAGTAATGTACCCAATGCACACCTTTAAAGAGGATGATGTTATTTTCTTAGAACATGAAATCAGGCTTTTAAATACTATTGCTAGAAGAATTTCTGAAACTATTGAAAAAAAAGACTCCTCTCTAATTTACAATTATAGAAATCGCTGGGAAGCAATTCTTGCTTTATTGCAAAAAACAGATCTTGATATCCTACTATATGTCTGCGAGAAAATGCTTGCTCTCTTGGCTTCAATTAATCCAAATATCGTTGATACTATTTTCAAGGAAATGAATTGGGAAAAATATAATCTACAAAGTGAGATTAATTTTCCGCTAGATGCACTTCCTGAAGTTGATATCATACGCTTTAGTAAAATTTTATTTGAGAGTTCAATGAAAATTCTTGAGGATTCTCAAATTTATGACTACATTAGTTTATGGGTTTATCAAGGCAAAACCTATGAATTAATAAAAATAGTTGATAAAAGAGATTCTGATGTTAAAAAAATCTCAGGGGCACTGTCTTCTTATTTAAAAGCAGTAAATAATAATGAAATGTCAAGCGAAGCAACGAAACGGTGGTTAAAAGTAGAATTAACAAGGCGTTTTATCACAAGTAACCCAAATGTTATTGCTAGAATCCATAAACATGTTCATGTAGAAGCTTTTCTTAAACTTCTTGATAATTTTATCTGTTCCCCAAGAAGTATTGGGAGGATTGGTGGAAAAGGTTCTGGATTCTTTCTAGCAAACCAGATTATTGAAGCTCATAAAAATGAATATAAAGAATTTGAAAATATTATGATTCCAAAAACTTGGTACATCTCCTCAGATGAGTTTGGATTCCTACTAGAGGATAACGGATATGATGAATTAAATGAACACAAATACTTAGACATGATAGAAATCCGCACCAGTTATCCAAGAGTGATCCAGATGATGAAACATTCTCGAATGTCACCTTATATTTTAAACGAACTTCATAAAATACTTGATACTTGTGAAGATTTCCCTTTAATTATTCGCTCTTCTAGTCTCCTTGAAGATCAGCTTGACACCTCATTTTCTGGAAAATACAAAAGTCTTTTTATAACAAATAGTGGTACCAGAACGGAACGTTTGAAAATGTTAGTTGAAGGTATTTTAGAAGTCTATGCCTCGATTTTTAATGCGGATTCCATACAATATCGAATTAAAAATAATCTACTTGATTGCAATGAGGCAATGGGAATCATGATTCAAGAAGTTGTAGGCTATAAGGTAGGAACATACTACTTTCCACTCTTTGCTGGTGTTGCATTTAGTAATAATGAACTTCGTTGGTCCCCACGTATTAAGAGAGAAGATGGTTTATTGCGAATGGTTATGGGCTTAGGAACAAGGGCTGTCGATCGTATAGGAGAAGACTATCCGCTTCTACTCTCCCCTGGTATGGCAAATCTTCGCGTGAATAATACACCCCAGGATTTATTAAAGTACTCACCTCAGTATATGGATTTAATTGATTTGAAAAATAATCAATTTGTTACACTACCAATTCATGAGCTTATTAAAGAATATGGTGATCAAATTCCATATCTAAGCCTAGTCGCATCCGTATTAAAAAATGATATCCTTATAGACTCAAATCCTCTCACAACAGATTATAAGAATGACAATATTTTAATTACCTTCGATAAACTTATAAAAAATACTACTTTCGTTAAGCAAGTAAAATCCATTCTCACTTTACTACAAACGGAGCTTGGTTATCCTGTTGATATTGAATTTGCTAGTGATGGTAAGAATTTTTATTTACTTCAATGTAGACCCCAAAGTCAGAACTACGATAATGCTATCGTTGCTATTCCTACTAATATTTCCTTCCAAAGTACCATTTTTACCGCTAACAAATATATTTCAAATGGAAAAGTTACAGGTATAAAGACTGTAGTTTACGTTGACCCATATGAATATTCAAAATTAGAAAATCACGAGGATTATATAAACATTCGAAATATAATCCATGAGTTAAACCAATTGTTACCTCGTCGTAGCTTCATTTTAATGGGTCCTGGCCGTTGGGGAAGTAGAGGTGATATTAAACTTGGAGTTCCAGTTGCTTATTCTGACATTAATAATACTGCCATGCTAATTGAAGTTGCCAGTAAGCAATCAAAATATGAGCCCGAACTTTCCTTTGGTACCCACTTCTTCCAAGATCTTGTGGAAGAAAATATTAAATACCTACCGCTGTATCCAGAAGATAGTGATTCCATATTTAATAAAGCTTTTTTTAGAAGTTCAAAAAATGCCTTATCTAGTATTTTACCGAAATATTCTTACCTCAGCGATGTTGTAAAAATAATAAATATAGATGAAACGTATTTTGATAAAGAACTTGTTATATTAATGAATGGTGATCTACAAAAGGCGATTGCTTATCTAGAACATCCCTCTTCCATAAATGCTGTATCAAATTCTGATTATCATACAATTCCTGAAATCAGTGATTCCGATGAAGATGGATGGAAATGGCGTCATTATATGGCTGAACAAATAGCAAAGCAACTAGATATGAAAGCTTATTCTGTAAAAGGGATCTACTTATTTGGTAGCACTAATAACTGCACCGCTAGTTTAAACAGTGATATTGATTTATTAATTCACTTTGATGGAACAAGTGAAGAAAAGGAAAAGTTGAATCAGTGGCTTGATGGTTGGAGCTTGGCTTTATCTGAGATTAATTACATTAAAACTGGTTATAAAACCAATGGTTTGCTAGACATTCATTATATTACCGATCAGGACATTAAAGACAGAACTTCATATGCAATTAAGATTAATTCCATTTATGATCCTGCATATCCACTGAGACTTTGTCCGTAG
- a CDS encoding dicarboxylate/amino acid:cation symporter, with amino-acid sequence MSTDFIAIGALAAALLLIGILVFLSKRKVDFGLRTIIALVFGLVLGIIFEGHTNFIKPIGTVYANLISAFVVPLLLFSVISSVTNLENINKLKTIGLKSAGLLVFTTFIASTITIVISLLLKVGKGTSITLPSDYVAKEVPEISQVVIDLFPKNFFSQASSNAIVPVIIFSLFIGIAVVSLSTKDPQGVKPFKDFIDSASKIINTVISYIIEFTPYAVLALVANAVSNNGPDKLVPLLFVLIVAYLLCFIQTFGVNSILIGALAKLNPIKFFKHIWPAQVIAFTTQSSIGTIPATDKCLRKAGVSESISSFVVPLGANVGMPGCAGIWPTLLAVFAINGLNIEYSIGQYFFLILITTLVSIGTVGVPGTSTITATAVFAAAGLPIEIIVILAPISSIVDMARTATNVSAAAASALIIAKNENELDIEKYNA; translated from the coding sequence ATGAGCACCGATTTTATAGCAATAGGAGCATTAGCAGCAGCACTTCTGTTAATCGGCATTTTAGTTTTTTTAAGTAAAAGAAAGGTGGATTTCGGTCTAAGAACGATTATAGCTCTTGTATTCGGATTGGTATTAGGAATCATCTTTGAAGGTCACACAAATTTTATTAAACCAATTGGTACAGTGTATGCAAATCTAATTTCGGCTTTTGTAGTGCCACTTTTATTATTTAGTGTTATTTCTAGTGTAACAAATTTAGAGAATATAAATAAATTGAAAACCATAGGTCTAAAAAGCGCAGGCTTATTAGTCTTTACAACATTTATTGCATCAACAATTACGATAGTAATATCATTGCTATTAAAAGTTGGTAAAGGTACTAGTATTACTCTACCAAGCGATTATGTAGCGAAGGAAGTTCCTGAAATTTCACAGGTAGTTATTGATTTATTTCCAAAAAACTTTTTTAGTCAGGCTTCTTCGAATGCAATTGTACCAGTTATTATATTTTCACTATTTATTGGTATTGCGGTAGTATCTCTTTCTACGAAAGATCCGCAAGGTGTTAAACCTTTTAAAGATTTTATAGATTCGGCTTCGAAAATAATTAACACAGTTATTTCCTATATTATAGAATTTACACCATACGCGGTATTAGCTTTGGTTGCAAATGCGGTATCTAATAATGGCCCAGATAAACTAGTACCACTTTTATTTGTATTGATTGTAGCTTATTTATTGTGCTTCATTCAAACTTTTGGTGTAAATAGTATATTAATAGGTGCACTGGCTAAATTAAATCCGATAAAGTTTTTTAAACATATTTGGCCAGCACAGGTAATTGCTTTTACGACTCAAAGTAGTATTGGTACGATTCCAGCAACTGATAAGTGCTTGAGAAAAGCAGGGGTATCGGAAAGTATTTCTTCCTTTGTTGTACCTTTGGGAGCGAATGTTGGTATGCCTGGTTGTGCAGGTATCTGGCCTACATTATTAGCAGTTTTTGCAATTAACGGATTAAACATTGAATATTCCATTGGGCAGTATTTCTTTTTAATATTAATTACTACATTAGTTAGTATTGGAACGGTTGGAGTTCCAGGAACATCTACGATTACTGCAACTGCAGTATTTGCTGCAGCAGGATTACCAATTGAGATTATAGTAATACTAGCACCAATTAGTTCAATTGTAGATATGGCACGTACTGCAACGAATGTAAGTGCAGCAGCGGCAAGTGCATTAATTATTGCGAAGAATGAAAATGAGTTAGATATTGAAAAATATAACGCTTAG